The genomic window agaaagaagagagagaccgAGCTTGTAAAATTTAGCTCTATGTTGGTGCCTTCAGAGGATGAAGGTGAACAGAGAGAGGCCAAGAAATCAGAGCTAATTGACACTGAGGATGTTGCCTTAGAGCCAGAGCTGCCACTAAGTACTTTCAGCCCAGCCAAATCTGAAGAGGTTGCTGAATCAAAGGAGGTCATGACAGAAGCTACAGAAGCTATGGAAGCcacagaagaaggaagaggccACATGGCAGTCACAGAGGCAGTGGAAGCCACACAGATTATGAAGGCCATAGATCAACATGACATGAAAGATTATGGAGAGATATTCCCTAAGCTGGAAAGACAAGAACTCATGAAAAGACTCTGGGAAAGGGCAGTGGAAAAAAGCCATGAAAAAGTAGCTGCAAagttgaaacagaaagaaaatttgaaggaTATTTCAAAGATGACTGCAGAAGAGCCCAAAGAAAAAGTCATGCAGATTGCTGAGCAAGAAAAAGATACAAGGAAGAAACTTGGAAAGGGTGGCCAAGGTTTGGCTGGTGCCCCTGGACACACGGGTGAATCAGACACCAGGTCTTGGCGGAATGACATTTGCTATCTTGCCACCGCAAGGATAGCAAGTTCCCATCCAGGAGTGTTAAGGGATCTGGGTCAAGAATTGGTGGACTTGGCTCGGGTGATTCTTGCTCCCCAAGAGCCCAGTTGGGATCTATTCCAAGAGATCTGCCCCCTTTTAAAGGACTCCTCAGAATTGGAGGAAAGAGTGGTAGAAGAACCATCCACTATAACAGAAAAGGTGGATAAAGAGATTGTGGAGGAAGAAGTGACAGAGTTGGgaagacaaaggggaaaagaagcaTTAGAGAAGGACAAGGCATTTTCtcaagtcaagaaaaagaaagttgctTTCTTAGATAAACTAgccttacagaaaaggaaattaaaaaaagaagcacgGGGACTCGCCAGGCAAGATGGGAAAATagctgaggaagaaaggaaactgattaagccagagaagaaattaattcaGGGTAAGGAGAAACTGATCCAGGATATGAAGAAACTGActcatcagaaagaaaaaatagcttGGGAGGAAAAACTACTGGCTTATCCACAAAAGACATTAACCAAGGAAGAGCAGAAGTTAGttttaggagaaaagaaagatactggaaaagggaaaaaacgactaggggaaagaaagagagtgacCCAGAAAGAGGGGAGGGCAGCCCTGAAAAGGAGTAAGTGGGACTGGGAGAAGATTATGATGGCCCATGAAGAAGACATGTGGCCCCAGGAAGAGGTGTTGCCTgtctggggagagaggaaattgtcccaggaagaggaagagctggGTGAGGAAGACGAGGAGctgagtgaggaagaggaggagccctgtgaggaagagaaggagttCAGTGAGGAAGAGCCaagtgaggaagaagaggaactGGCCTGGGATGAAGAGGAACTAATTCTGGACTTAAAGAAACAAGTTAAAGGTAGGAAGAAAAAGTcccacaaaaagaagaaacacattcaAGGTATAGAGAAACATGTTGAAGAAGTGGCCCAGAAAAGGGGGGAATTAGCCCAGGAAGAGGAACATTTGTCTAGCAAAGAGGAGGGACTgtctggggaagaagaaaaacaggcaTCAGAAAGGGGCAGCTTGGCAGAGCAAGAAATTAAATTGACCACAGAGAagaataaatggttaaaaaagaaaaaagaggcctataaaaagaaacaaatccaagaaaatgaaaaacaagttgggaaacaggagaaagaagaccagaaagagaggcaggctagtaaagaggagaaaaaagccaAGGACAGACAATTatcctgggaaagaaagaaactgggccTAGGGCAAGAGGAGAAgcagggggaaaaggagagaagggcccagaaagaggagaaaacgACTGAGAAGAAGAGGCAATGGgcctgggaaaaaaagaaagcagactcaggagaggaggaaaaagctGGGGGGATGAAGAAATGgtcacaagaagaaaagaaacaggcccGGGAAGAAAAGAGACGGgatcagaaagaggaaaaaatggctCAAAAAGTGGAGAAACAGGCTGAGGATAAAAAACAATGGgccagagaaaagatgaaactggtcccagaagaagagaaaaagatagaAGAAATTGAGAAAGTGTTCCCTCAAAAAGAGAAACGGGCCATGGTGGGGGAAAAACAAGctaagaaagaggagaaatgggtTGGGAAAGACAGGAAAGCCACTgacaaaaaagaacaacagaCCCACAAAGAAGAGCAACTAGCCCTACAAGAGCAGATACAGGCCCAAGAAGAGAGAATATGGGgtcagaaagaggagaaagagagcgataaaaaaaaacaacgggcttgggtaaaagagaaaatttttgtaGAAAGAGAGGAACATGCTGGTGAAGTGGAGAAAAAGTCccaggaaaatgaggaaaaagcaTTGAAGAAAAGACTGACCCAGAAAGACAGTGAATTGGCCAAGGAGAAGAGGCATATtgctaagagaaaaaaagcagtagCCAGAAAGGGGATTGGCAtaactaagagaaagaaaaaaactaaggaagagaaagaagttgTGGAAGAAGAGGAATTGtcccaggaagagagggaattGGCCTATGACATTAGGATCAAGGAGATGGGTGttgccaagaaaaaaaggaaaagaaccaaaGAGGAGAGAATACAGGCAGTGAGGAAActggatatggagaaagggattTGTTCTGAAGACAAAGAGGCTAGTTCCAGGTTAAAAGatataaggaagaaagagagtaaCCTGTCCAGGATCCTGGCTAAAACAGTTAGAAAAATGAGTATAGTGCtaccagaagaaacagaaatatgtgAGGAAGAGAGATCATTCATGACAGGGAAGAGTGAAATGGATGGCCAGAAGTGGGAATTTTTTAAGGAACAGGGggaaataatgaaagaagagaaggagctgGGTCAGGAAGAGGGAAAAGTAGAAGATGATAGGCTGGCCACCAAAGAGAGAACACTGACTGATGGAGAGAGCTTGAAGGAGAACCGAAAGTTACTACAGAAGGTCCAGGGAAAGATACTATTAGATAGAGTCCAGGTAGAGAGTATATTAAAGGAAGTCCAGGAACAAAATATGTTAGGAAAAAAGCAGCTAAAGAAACTTCTGAGGAGAATTGagaagaataaactaaaaaagactCCGCTGAAGTGGTTATTAGAGAATATCAGAGATACTCTGTTTGAAGGCTTATCTGAGAGTTTTAttgggaaggaaataaaggaaggtCCAActaagaaggggaaagaggaggagagcattactgaggaagaaaaggaagggattctgcccaggaaggagaaagggaaatatgtgattaagaagaagaaaaagaaggtaagCCTGAGTGAAGAGAAATTGAAGGAGAATTTGGCTAAGAAGCATAAAAAACAAAGTTCATcccaaagaaggagaaagggaaagaggttgACTCAAGAGAACGAGAGGCtgagtaagaagaaaaaagagggtcCACATGAGGAGGAGAGcctggatgaggaggaggagagcctgagtgaggaggaggagaaggagagcttgagtgaggaggaggagagcttgaatgaggaggaagaggagagcctgagccaggaggaagaggagagcctgagccaggaggaggaagaggagagcctgagccaggaggaggaagagagcctgagccaggaggaggaggagagcctgatccaggaggaggaggagagcctgagccagggggaggaggagagcctgatccaggaggaggaggagagcctgagccagggggaggaggagagcctgagccaggaggaaatggggaagatagagaaaagggagaaggaggaggaaagacagaaggatGGGGAGAGCAGACTTATGGAGGTGATACTCCCAGAAGAGGGAGTATTGAAAACAGAGCTCTCCAAGGAGGAAGTGAGCTTATCAAAGCTAACAATAGAAGATGAGTCTCTtgctgagaaaagaaaaggtacaactagaaggaaaatgacttttaagaaagaaagattgcTTGATGGAAAGAGAGATCCCACACTTAGGGATAAAGTCATGTGGCCAACAGTTCTGAAAAGCCCCTTCAAAATGCCACTCCCAGTAGCTCTGGAAAAGCAGAGAATGCCCAGGAAAGTGTTAGGGGATCATTTAGATTTGAAAGGTCAGGAAAGTCAACTTCTTGGAGCACACCCTGAGACAAGTTCTTGGAGAAGACAAGAGGATGTGCTCTTGGAGAAAGCTAGGGGTATGTTTTTACAAGGGAGGGGAACAGGCTTCCAGGCCCAGATCCCAGAAGGCCTCCATAGGCCAGAGTCCCATTTATCTGATATGATCAGGAAACCACAGAAATCTGAACATAGACCCAAAGGTGACATGTGGAAGTGGTTCTTGAAGTCCCAGGATTTgccaatggggaaaactgagggcCAGGTCGTAGGCCCAGCCCTAGCCTCAGCCCCATGCCTTACTTCTGCACCAGCTGAAAGGCCATGCTACTCAGAAGCAAGCTTCTCAGATGAGGACTGGATTAACAATGCCTTAATAAGGCTGGAAGCAGGAGAGCAGCTTTCCAGGAACAGTTTCCATCGACTGCACCAGCTCCTCAGAAACCTCACTTCAAAGGGATACTTGAAATGGATGCGTCTATACAATCTTAAAGCCATTGCTAAACACTTCAGGAAGAACCTAGAAGTAAGTCATGCAGACATATCACAACCCTATAAGGATGTTTTGAGTCCAGTGCACTTAAAAGGGATCCCTCcagttagaagaaaagaaaaatggagccGGCTAGAACCATTCCCTGTTGTTGAAGCAGTGTTACCATTGGCTGCCACAAGGCCTCAAACCCCACACCGTCTCAGTTGGCCTCTCTTAGATGAGTCCTACAGGAAGAAGCAGGCACAACAGTTATCTTCTGCTGTTAAGCAGATGTTGAACCTTTATCCAGTAAGAAAGGATGTTCCTACAACTGTCTATCCCTCTGTGGATATAAAATCCCTGGACTTGATATTCCAGAAAGACTTCCAGGTcttgagggagaaaggagagctcCCCAAATTTCacaaggcagagaaggaagcacTGCCCGTCCCTTCACCAGTATTCCCATCAACCACCAAGAGGATTCAAGTCCCAAAGGCTATAAACTGGCATCTTTTAGGAGAACCTTACAGGAGTGCTCGGGTACAGCAGTTATCCAATGCCCTCAAAGAGATGGAAATGCAACACTTTTATCCTATCGCGCGTGAGATTTTCACAGGTGCCCATGACTCTGTGGACAAACAAACTCTAGCATTGATGTTTCAGAAGGATCTCAGAGCTTTTAAGGGAAAAGACAGGCCCCTCACATTGCCCAAGTTGAAGAAGGCGCAGCCCGTctctaagaaaaaggaaaagctgcCTCAATGGGAGACATTTGTGGCACTCTACTATGTTTTGCGGACATTGCAGCAACGATATGCAAAAGACCGCACTGCTTGGATGGAACAGTTTTACCAACTCATGGATCTGTACCAATTTAAGTCCCCCCAAATCCAGAGGCTCCTACTACAGTTGCTGCAGAGAGAGGCACTCCAACCTCAAGAGACCATCTATAAAAATGCCCTGAAAGCCAAGGAGCTGGTACTTGGTGAACGGTTGTTCTGTGGCCTGTTTTATGGTCATTCTTGTGCCCCTGCAGGTCCTCTCAAGTTCCATGATGTTGTACCTCTGCCTGGGAAGAGCAAGGTGCATACTATCCAACCTGTGGGCATTGCCCAGTATGGGTTCCTAGAACTTGCCTGGAAAAGTCTACCACAAGTCAGTCCTTACCTTATTGAGAGGCTGCCCAACATCTCTACTCCAACTCTATGATTTGGCCTAACATTAGGACTTTGGGGCCTTGCTGGGAAATAAGCCTGGCCATAGATTTTAAGCCTCCTGTACCCACTTCAAGGTGGGCCTAAACAAGTATTTGTATTCATTTGGCTCCAGAAACCTGCTACCTTGTACTGAATAAAATGACATTTCTCATTTGTAACAaacattttgatttctctttcttccccagccTAGGATCCCCATAGAAAGTAGATagagaaaacagataaaacagagaaaacagatttgtCCTCACAGGACTGATTGTTTTTTGTCAGTGGGTACATCCTTTGGAGGGTAGGGGCCAGCATTTGATCAACTTTTGATAGAAAAGTCTGTCCtggaactctttttttctttggttagtATTTCCTCCCTCAAAAGTTCCTAGGAGGAGAGTGTCTGGTGCAGctgggcttttatttatttagcattaaTCTGAGAGGAAGCAGAGAACACCCATAATTTTTCCCCTTCATAAACTTTGATCTGTAGTTCCTGAACATCTTTAAGCCTTAGTGTTCTCATCTACATAATGGGGAAATAGAGTGAAATAATGATTAAGAATGCCAACTTTGAATTCAGAAAAACTCTCATTCCAGTTCTTTTTCTGCCATTTATTGGCTCTTTAATCTTAGCTTTTGGTTTCCTCAAAGTATAATGGTGATAGTAACAACTACCTTAGTGAAACACTTAACAGAATTCCTGGAAtacagttctctctccctccctttccctctctctctctctctatcatagGTAGCTATTTTAATGGGAGTTAAGTGTGTGAATAAGAATGTGGGTTATAAGATTCAAACAGGATTTGAATCCCTGCCTTTCAATTTGACATATAATCTTGAGCCAGTGATTTCACCTAAGCCtcagctttttttattttcaattgtttattgtaagcctcagttttatcatgtGCAAATGAGGCTCATTGTGAGGCTCAAGCGTGATTCTGGCTACACCCATTTTAGTGTATTGGGCTAAAGGAGGTGCCTGGGACCTCAAGAGAGTTTGAGGATACCTTGAGAAAGGGAACAGAGCTCAAGGAGACAGTCtgcaagagtaggggaggagtTCAAGCACAAAGGAGGTGCTTGGAAGCCCAAGAGATCTTGGGCATCAGAAATCAGACTGCTGAGGGAAGTGAcaaattctgaggaaaaaaaaaagtttgggagTCCAGATCAGAAGCTTGGGAGTAAGAGACAGATCTCAGGGGAGAGGTCTGAGAGTCCAAAGGGAACAGCTGGAGTTGACAATGTACAGAAGCTAAGAAGTCCTGGGAACAGATCCCATGCTCAGCAAAGGCATAAAAGTGATGAGCAGAAGAAGCAGATTTTGAGGTTAGAGGAGCCAGGAAGCCCTTGAAGGAGCCAGAGCTCAGGGGAGATCCCTGGAAGCTTAAGAGAGGTGCACAAAGTGCAATGGGGAAGGgtaggagaaaagggaagaaacaaaactttgaGAAGACTGCAAGCTTCCAGGGAAGGAACTAGACCCCAAAAAGCAGTCTGCAAGGTCAGAATAAGTTGAATAATTCCAAAGATTTAAAACATATACTTACACATGGGGGAATTCCCTCCTgtgaaacaataaattatatatagatGTTTTTTGCTTCTGGCTCCtgctaatatttggtctttgacccttATTTCTGACACAGAACTCCTAAGTCCCTTGGAATCTCCTGGGAGATAGGAAACTCTTTTTGTTCTAATGAGATGATTCTTGGTGGGCTCTTAGAAAGGGGCTGGTCActagaaagaccaagccatgtaTAGAAGCTTGGGGCTTTCAGCCACCTCTCCCATTCTCTAAATaagggctggagattgagttaatGATCAGTCATGCTACATGATggagcctccataaaacccccaATGTGTGGGGTTCagggagcttccaggttggtgaacacatctaTGTGCCAGAGGGTGGTGCACCTGAACTCCATGGGGCAGAAGCTCCTTCACTTAGGCACCCTACCAGAGCATCCCCGATGTATCTCTCTGGCTGTATGCTTTAACATATTCTTCATAATAAATCAGCAatagtaagtaaactgttttcttgggttctgtgagctgttgtagcaaattattgaacctgaGGAGAGGATTGTGGGAGCCCGTGAATTCTATCCAAGTCAGACAGTTCTGGGTAACCTGGGTACCAACTACTGGCGATTGGGGTCTGAAGcagagggcagtcttgtgggactgagaccTTGGGGGTCTGTGCTTACTCtggttagtgtcagaattgaactgCAGGACACCAAGTTCATATTGGAGAATTGGTctgtgtgggggaaaaaaccacACATCTGATGTCAAAAGTGTTGTGTGAGTAAGAagacagccccccccccatcaaataTCTCCTCAAATATCCTATGTATTTCCAGAAGAGGGGGAAAACAAGATGAAAAGTATTAAATTGTGTTTACTGTAAGGAAAACCGTTAATAGTTTACTAAAAGGTTTGCTACAGCagggaaatgaagaaatttgttttccttaaacaCTAGGGAATTTTGCCAAGCTTTTTACAATCCCAGAAATAATAGAGCCATATAGAAGAAACTAAGCTTGACTTATTTACATCagaacaactttaaaaataatttttaaatgtggtaaattatacataacaaaatttaccagtTTAGCCATTTTCAGTGTACAGTTTAgtgcattaaatacattcacattgttgtgcaaccaccagTGTCCATCCAGAGAATGTTTTTCACCTTACAAAATTAAAACTCtgttctcaggggcacctgggtggctcagtcagataagtgtccaactcttttttttttaatttttttttatgtttattcatttttgaaagacagagaccgagcacaagcagggtggggtggagagagagggggacacagaatctgaagcaggctccaggctctgagctgtcagcaccagagcccgacgtggggttcgagctcacaaaccgtgaaatcatgacctgagccaaagttggacgctcaacccactgagccacccaggtgccccaataagtgtccaactcatgattttggctcaggtcatgatctcatggttcatgagattgagccccacgttgggctctacactgagagcttggatcctgcttgggattctttctcttcctctctctgcctgtcccctatttgcatgtgcttgctctctagctctctcaaaagcaaaaaaaaaaaaaaaacaaaacaaaacccaaaaaaccgtTCCCATTATataataactccccattctccctacCCCACCGCTCCAGCTCCTGGCAActatcattctactttctgtctctgtgaatctaAGTACTTGATATGAGTGGAAACTTaaaagtatttgtccttttgtgacttatttcacttagcatagtgcctatCTTCagggttcatctatgttgtagcaggtgtacaatattccattgtatgtatagaccacattttgtccatccatttatctgttggtgggcacttgggttgcttccacccaaattttggttattgtaatgctgcagtgaacatgggtgtacaaaccTCTCTTCAagatcttaaaattgtttttggtatatacccagaagtggaattgctgggtcatatggaacttctattttttttttagaaatggtCAGctggtataattttaaaaataccattaggGTCCATTCTAGTGATTGTCTTCTGACTTTCTGCAGTAATCTAAATCTGTGTTTCACAAACTTTGAAATAAAGTATAAGGTTCcttatgtgtatttaaaattttgttttattttaaacatttaaattattttattgaggtgtaattaacATGCAGTGAAAGGTACAGCCATTAAACTTTCAGTTCGATGAGTTTTGACAACTGTATACACCCTTGTAACAACCACACAAACCAAAGTAAAGTATTTCCAAATGGCCCTTTCCAGTTCTTTTGTGCCCTGTTCCAGTCACTTTTCCAACTCCCTCCTTCAAGGTAACCACTCTTTTATTACCTTTAGTTTTTCCTGTTCTTGCactccatataaatggaattataaagtATGTAAACTCCTGTTTGgggcttattttgcttaacatatttTTTGAGACGCATCTATATTGTGCATATTAGTTTTTCCTTATTGTATGAACacaccatgatttatttattctcatgTTGATGGATGTTTGAATTATCTCCAGGTAGATGTATCATGAATGaggctgctatgaacactctTGGATAAGTGTTACTatggatgttttcatttcttttgggcaaATACTTCAGGATGGAATTTAGGTTTATgagaatattttcccaaagaggtATCACTTTATACTCCCCAACTCTATTTATGAGCATTCCAGTTGTGCCACATACTTGCCAACATTTCACGTTgtcatgttcttttatttctagtaGGCATAGATAATTTTCATGGGCATAGGTATTTCATTGTGACTTAGTGCTGATTAAGTTGTGTTGACCCCgttgcttctcggccttttggctaagaacAAGTGAAGTTGTGTTGACCCCTTTTTTCtagtgcttattggccatttttatatcatttgtgaAGTGTCTAAGTCATTTGTGCCCCACCcctttaaattgggttgtctttttattttgatttaaagatGTTCTTGTCTATTACCAATGTTTTATGATGAGCAGatatattttgatgaagttcaacaTATCATTTCTTTCATGGTTAGTGCATTTTGTGTCCTGTTCAAGAAAATTTTGCTTTCTCCAACCAAAATGATAAAGATatccatctatgttttcttctagaaacctTATGGTTCTGGGTTTAACATTTAGCTCTATGATCTATCTCTAATTTGTGTGTATGGGGTAAGATGCCAAGTTTCAATCTTCTTTCCCACAGAGATAGCTAATTGTTCCAAATATCATTTGTTAAAACTTTCTCATTGACTTGCACTGGTTcttctgtcaaaaattaattgacagtAATTATTTCAGGgctctgttccattgatacaTTTGTCCTTAAATCAATGGCATACTACCTTCATTATTTTTGACTGGTAAGATCTGGTAGTGTCttccaattttgctttttttttaaatattattttctctctcctagatcctttgcatttccatataaaatttcaaatcaaCTAGTAATTTCTTCAAGAAAGGCTGCTGGAATCTTTGAAAGGGGTTGCATTAATTTCATAGATTTAggaagaatggacattttaagaatattgaaCCATCCAGTGAACATGGAATCTCCCCCACTTGTTTAGGTCTCCCTTGATTTATCCTAACAATAGTCaattagttttcaaaatagaGATCATAACACATCTTTTAGGCAGATTTAATCCCTAATAATTTGATGATTTTGATGTTATGGTAAATGGCattgttcatttcattttccaattgttGGTAGAATATAGCAATATAGttgaattttgtatattaaccttatatCCTAGGAAGTTGATAAACTCATtaataatattctaaaaatattctagagttattttcatatgtaagcacgttatttgcaaataaaagttttatatcaGTAAGCAGAGGACACTTGCTGTCTGTCAGTCAAGACAGAGAGACCCAATTTGGAGATTTGTCTTATCACcatcatttttttgtttacttagctacttagctttttaaagaattaaattcttCAACttataattgctttaaaaaagttttatttcatcttttctcatatttattctttttattataatgtcACACTGGCTAGGACTTCAAATATGATGTTGAATACAAGTGAGAACAGGCATTCTTACATTATTCCCAACCTTAGGGGAAGGTGTTCAAAAGTTCACCATTAAATATGTTAGCTGTATGTTTTCCTACATTCCTTTTATCAGGCTGAGGAAATTCCTTTCTGTTCTTAGTGTGCTGAAAGCTTTTATCATGAGGGTGTTGAATTTTTGTTGGTAAACTTTAACAGAAAAGTTGTGAAGATAGCAGAGATTGTTCCCATAAACCACACACCCAGTTTTCCCTATTGTTATCTTACCTTATTATGGTACacttgtcacaattaatgaaccgATACTGATAAAGTATTAACCTGATAACATTTTtcagatttccttaatttttacctaatgtcttttttttttttttttttttttttctgttcctgtaTCCCATCTAGGACACCATGTTACATTTAGTCGTCATGTTCCCTTAGGTTCTTCTGGCTGTGACAATTTATCAAACTTTCTTTCTTCTGATGACCTTGGAAGTTTTGAGGAATACTAGTTAggaattttgtagaatgtccctcccATGAGAGGctgatttgtctgatatttttctcaattGTGGGTTAAtgggtttggggggaggaggaagaccacagaagtaAAGTACCATTCTCATCAAATCAAATCAAGTAGAATACTACAGACATAAAATTTCACTGATGAAGTTAACTTGATAACCTGAGGCTATATATGTCAGATTTTTCCATTGtaaagttaattcttttttcccGTTTCCATACTGTGTTATTTGGAATGAAGTCATTATGCACAGCCCACATGCAGGGAATGGAGTTTTTATAATGCACGTTCTTGAGGGTGGAGTTATCTACAtacattatttgaaattctaCTGCATGGGAGATTTGTTTATTCTCCTTCATTTACTTATTAAACCATTTATTTACATCATGTACTTCTGGATATTTACTTTTTACGCTGGGTTATAATCCAGTAtgactttatgtattttgttcctTAATTTGTTCCAGTGCTAGTTATTGGGAACTTTTTTAGTTGGCTCCTGTATCCTTTTGACTCACCCCTTTCATtgtgggcttttaaaaaattgagatataactggca from Panthera tigris isolate Pti1 chromosome E2, P.tigris_Pti1_mat1.1, whole genome shotgun sequence includes these protein-coding regions:
- the LOC102968742 gene encoding WD repeat-containing protein 87-like, whose translation is MMSVKCWNVTKMAPSPRLIPEWKDLKLFINNMLKDLKSAEKPKNEVIVLSDWPETLYQEPHHPQSKPFICFYSININYFVSLNWVEPDSNQIQAVLWIQKKDTEAEGTMEKMMFCVMDQVPPIEAMVHTGSYHMLVAYCGDMHLWLFGDHHRAFISLGTVPCRFFISCLCYDPETEVLLSGTLGAVVTWLILPNGRDLQMAQTVPMSGHELVQGFSLNGPEGSLLALCENKVRVFTHQGPGQLKEVRKFTPIGSGSSITCSFTCVSQGYFYAGNKDGEIHAWSLDQGNFLHSFQAHSSSVICVHSRPEIHTLLTAGREGTVREWNLAVGNLLRQLEIGEGLRQLQFIDNTTFFCQTTHAFSLHHLPYFYSLFNVCGSAPEQVHRVCCGRNWTRILCATKDGLLRFLSPVTGDLLVLTWPLLVMDKAVAWAYDPDNEELFVATGSSEVLVFDATRSPCTAKYMVCTSVNSRDRVSCLAYAQSHLGMGLVGLMFCGHDSGIVRILSHYSYARIEKTVHSGAVLALSTLEGPQENSLLCSYGMDNTVYLTEALLWKNKVILQSISKILCSCPLQHVILLPGSVGAITDNHCWRLWHYQDFLQSAESKQSSMFEETKCLHRCAITSFDVCSSLKLFVTGGIDGSVRIWDFHGRLITELDSALHFGPLCFANNRGDLLLTFNQSLYLVSCLKLLPPARLIHLAILNNADEIQEDPKLFLPSFFFSFEIVLVPKFVYLGQGLQELQGLEALVNKRVIAFDNTVPHVVEEERRMPSLIHVEPKLHFLEDKDIAFSIPDPKHNRPPHVVPAQLRLAGWNGLNPYHKLHGFFGKGRQWPFAPDGYIPNSVIRACLWPDGTPVFLRHDLYPSYRDTDWDMTEPIRRQTLSPMPLSEENISMRRERDKSKWWKRTFYDVLTSFINRNWAGRKLDEGLLNNLIEAILSLTVYCSIDQYTTYISALAQIFATYQVSPRLCSETACRLLEDTLHPNPCIRELAWEGLDMLGIMSHLFAVPLSLGLMDSDENVRAKALYLMIRVTGIQSKSMLVGLLKEQETLQKMQRELIGETSLDQLLGIQANDIQCLLTRVEQQLNENLTLSHRDQQPPFSLDISMDGEPETFVKRTFIPEEITKRKKRMTYVQEKRESLIKKDLRVSRKKRETELVKFSSMLVPSEDEGEQREAKKSELIDTEDVALEPELPLSTFSPAKSEEVAESKEVMTEATEAMEATEEGRGHMAVTEAVEATQIMKAIDQHDMKDYGEIFPKLERQELMKRLWERAVEKSHEKVAAKLKQKENLKDISKMTAEEPKEKVMQIAEQEKDTRKKLGKGGQGLAGAPGHTGESDTRSWRNDICYLATARIASSHPGVLRDLGQELVDLARVILAPQEPSWDLFQEICPLLKDSSELEERVVEEPSTITEKVDKEIVEEEVTELGRQRGKEALEKDKAFSQVKKKKVAFLDKLALQKRKLKKEARGLARQDGKIAEEERKLIKPEKKLIQGKEKLIQDMKKLTHQKEKIAWEEKLLAYPQKTLTKEEQKLVLGEKKDTGKGKKRLGERKRVTQKEGRAALKRSKWDWEKIMMAHEEDMWPQEEVLPVWGERKLSQEEEELGEEDEELSEEEEEPCEEEKEFSEEEPSEEEEELAWDEEELILDLKKQVKGRKKKSHKKKKHIQGIEKHVEEVAQKRGELAQEEEHLSSKEEGLSGEEEKQASERGSLAEQEIKLTTEKNKWLKKKKEAYKKKQIQENEKQVGKKLGLGQEEKQGEKERRAQKEEKTTEKKRQWAWEKKKADSGEEEKAGGMKKWSQEEKKQAREEKRRDQKEEKMAQKVEKQAEDKKQWAREKMKLVPEEEKKIEEIEKVFPQKEKRAMVGEKQAKKEEKWVGKDRKATDKKEQQTHKEEQLALQEQIQAQEERIWEREEHAGEVEKKSQENEEKALKKRLTQKDSELAKEKRHIAKRKKAVARKGIGITKRKKKTKEEKEVVEEEELSQEERELAYDIRIKEMGVAKKKRKRTKEERIQAVRKLDMEKGICSEDKEASSRLKDIRKKESNLSRILAKTVRKMSIVLPEETEICEEERSFMTGKSEMDGQKWEFFKEQGEIMKEEKELGQEEGKVEDDRLATKERTLTDGESLKENRKLLQKVQGKILLDRVQSLSQEEMGKIEKREKEEERQKDGESRLMEVILPEEGVLKTELSKEEVSLSKLTIEDESLAEKRKGTTRRKMTFKKERLLDGKRDPTLRDKVMWPTVLKSPFKMPLPVALEKQRMPRKVLGDHLDLKGQESQLLGAHPETSSWRRQEDVLLEKARGMFLQGRGTGFQAQIPEGLHRPESHLSDMIRKPQKSEHRPKGDMWKWFLKSQDLPMGKTEGQVVGPALASAPCLTSAPAERPCYSEASFSDEDWINNALIRLEAGEQLSRNSFHRLHQLLRNLTSKGYLKWMRLYNLKAIAKHFRKNLEVSHADISQPYKDVLSPVHLKGIPPVRRKEKWSRLEPFPVVEAVLPLAATRPQTPHRLSWPLLDESYRKKQAQQLSSAVKQMLNLYPVRKDVPTTVYPSVDIKSLDLIFQKDFQVLREKGELPKFHKAEKEALPVPSPVFPSTTKRIQVPKAINWHLLGEPYRSARVQQLSNALKEMEMQHFYPIAREIFTGAHDSVDKQTLALMFQKDLRAFKGKDRPLTLPKLKKAQPVSKKKEKLPQWETFVALYYVLRTLQQRYAKDRTAWMEQFYQLMDLYQFKSPQIQRLLLQLLQREALQPQETIYKNALKAKELVLGERLFCGLFYGHSCAPAGPLKFHDVVPLPGKSKVHTIQPVGIAQYGFLELAWKSLPQVSPYLIERLPNISTPTL